Genomic DNA from Paracoccus aminophilus JCM 7686:
CCGGTGCGCTCTGCTCGCAGACGAATGTTAAGAGAAGGTTAACCGCCAGAGATGCACCCGCCGGGCCGCCAGAGCGCAGTTCTGCCGGTCTCGGCGCAGCGCCCTCAGACTGACGTCGCGAAATTTTTCCCTGACCCTATTGCACCTTATGTTGACCGGGTGAATTCTGGGCGGGTTAACTTTGACCAAGCCTCCGCCCCCTGAGCCTTGTGCAGCTGCTCCGGACGCGAGGCTGCCAAGGACTTCGGGACAAGGTTGGGAGAAGGAATGAACACGTTACTGCGCGCCTTTCTCAGCAAGGCGATCACCACGGGACATCTCACCATCGCGGGCCATACCGGAGACGAGATGACCGTCGGGGACGGCACCGGCCCCGCAATCCGACTGCGCTTCAACACCGCCTCTGCCGAACGGGCCGTCGCCCTCGATCCGGCGCTGAAACTCGGCGAGTGCTATATGGAGGGCGAGATCGATTTCGAAGAGGGCACGGTCTACGACCTCATCATGCTGGCCTATCGCAACGCCGGCCGCGATCTGGTCAGCACGCCCTGGGCCAAGCTGATGGAGCAGTTCCGCGTCGCCTGGCGGCGCTTCCATCAGCTCAACACCCGCAACAAATCGCGTGGCAATGTCCATCGCCATTATGATCTGTCGGCGGATCTCTATCGCATGTTCCTTGACCCGGACATGCAATATTCCTGCGCCTATTTCTCCGATCCCCAAATGGATCTGACCGAGGCGCAGCTGATCAAGAAGCGCCATATCGCCGCCAAGATGCTGATGGCCGACGGGATGGAAACGCTCGACATCGGCTGCGGCTGGGGCGGCATGGGGCTTTATCTCGCGCGGGTTGCCGGGGCGAAGGTGACCGGGGTCACGCTCTCGGACGAACAACTTGCGGTCGCCAAGCGCCGGGTCGAAGCCGAGCATCTGGCGGGCCGGGTCGAGTTCCGCCTGCAAGATTATCGCGACATTTCCGAAAGCTTCGACCGCATCGTTTCGGTCGGCATGTTCGAACATGTCGGCATCAACCATTACGACACCTTCTTTCGCAAAAGCGCGCAGCTTTTGAAGAAAGACGGCGTTATGCTGTTGCACACAATCGGCCGTGCCGATCCGCCCGGTGCGACCAACCCCTTCATCCACAAGTATATTTTCCCGGGGGGCTATATTCCGGCCTTGTCCGAAGTCATGCATTCGATCGAAAAATCCGGGCTGATCGCCACCGATATCGAGATCCTGCGCCTACATTACGCCGAGACGCTGAAAGCCTGGCGCGAGACCTTCATGGCGCGGCGCGACGAGGCCAAGGCGATCTATGACGAGGCCTTTTGCCGGATGTGGGAATTCTACCTCGCGGGCAGCGAGGCCACCTTTCGCGAGGGCGGCATGGTCGTGTTCCAGATCCAGCTCGCCCACCGGGTCGAGAATGTACCGATCACTCGCGACTATATCGCCGAGGGCGAAAGCCGACTCGCCCGGCTTGAGGACAGCAGGGGTATTCCGGCCCCCGCCTGGCCCGAGGACTGGCCAGAGCTTGCGCAAAAGGCCAATCGCATCCGCTCGGTTTGCGGTTAGGGGCTGCGGTTAGGGGCTGCGGTTAGAGTCTGCGGCTAGGGCATAGGGTCGCGTGGGGTTCAGCGCGAAAAGGCGTTGAACCCTGCAAGCTGCTCATCCATCGCCAGCAAATGCTCGAAGACGCGGGGCGAGGCGCGCAAGCCGTTGTGCTCGAATTCATTGGTCAGCCACAGCCGGACATTGCCCAGCCCGCGCGCCGTGCGCAGGGAAAGGTCTTGGTCGACATACATGTCATCGGTATAGACCGCCGCCGTCACCGGCACCTCATTGGTCGCAAGCCGCGCCGGATCGTAAAGCTGTGCGTCCAAGGGCATCTGCGCCAAGGCGCGCGCCGCCGGGCCAAAGGGGCGCAGGGCGCGGATCTCGTCAAACATCCACGGATAGATCATCTCGCCCGTGAGCATCAGCGGGCGACGAGCCGCGTCGAATTCTGGAAATTCAGCCAGCAGGCTCTCGGCGGCCCAGTCTGTCGCCTGCCCATGCTGGGCGTAGATCGCCTCATGGATGACCGCGAAGAGCGGATTATGGTCAAACGACGTCGTGTCGCGGACCGTGCCAAGGAAGCTCTCGGAAAGCTGGCCATCCGCCGCAAAAGCCTCGTCGAGCAGCCAATGCAGCGTCTCGAAAGCGTCGCTCATGCCGAGGCTCAGGCCCAGATATTGCAGCCGCCGCACAGTAAGGCGGTCGCCATCGGGCAGGCGCACATCCTGCGTCGCGCAAAGAACGGCGATGCGGTCCAGAACCGCCTGATCCTGCGGGTAGCGCGCGAAATACTGGAGATTCTTGTCGGCAACGCGCGGATAGGTGTGGCGATAGATCTCGCGCGCATCGGATGAAATCCCGGCCAAACCGCCGGTGATATAGCAGCCCGCCAGACCCTCGGGGGCCAGCGAGAGATAGCTCAGCGTCAGAAAGCCGCCGTAGCTTTGGCCAAGCGTGAACCACTTCTGCCCGTCGAAACGCGCTTTGCGCAGATGCTCGGCGTCGCGGATGATGCTGTCGGCGCGCAGGCAAGAGAGGTAATGCGCGCCCTCCTCGGCGCTCATCGCGGCAAAGGCACGGCCCTGCACCGGGGTCGAGCGCCCGGTGCCGCGCTGATCCAGAAAGAGCACGCGGAAGCGTTTGAGCGCGACCCCAAGCCAGCCCGGCGCGCCGCCGATCGGACGCGGCGATTTCCCGCCCGGCCCGCCTTGCAGATAGACCAGAACCGGCAGCGCCTCGCCGCCCGGCGCCACGACCTCGCGCGCAAAGACCGAGATCTGCGCGCCTTCGGGTCTGGCCCAATCCAGCGGAACGGAGAGCTGATGATCGCGGATGGTTGCGCCGGGGATGCGGTAGGTCATGGCGGGCCTTGCTGGGGTTTTCTCCCTCCTACCCCAGCACGGCGCGATTGTCGAAGCCGCTTAAAGGCAGCGCCCGCCGTCGATCTCCATCGCGACGCCGGTGATCATCGAGGCCTCGTCCGAGCACAGAAAACAGGCGGCATTGCCCAGATCCTCTGGGGTGGAAAAGCGCCCGAGCGGGATGGTCGAGAGGATTCTCGCGCGGATTTCCGGCGTATCGCCGCCCATGAAGGTGGACATCAGGGCGGTCTCGCCCATCACCGGATTGACCGCATTGACGCGGATGCCGAAGGGCGCAAGCTCGACCGCCATGCCCTTGGTCGCAGAGATCATCCAGCCTTTGGACGCGTTATACCACGTCAGATTCGGGCGCGGCGAGACGCCTCCGGTCGAGGCGACATTCAGCACGACGCCTGATTTCTGCGACTTGAAATAGGGCACGACCAACTGTGCGGAATTATAGACCGAGCGCATGTTCGTCTCGGCAATCCGGTCGTAGGTCGCGTCATCGATCTGGTCGAGCGGCGTCGGCACATGCCCAACCCCGGCGTTGTTGACCAGAATATGGAGCCCGCCAAAGGCCTCCAGCGCCAGGGCGCGCGCCTCTTCGAACGCGGCCCGCAGCGTGACATCCCCGACCAGCGCCCGGCCCTGTTTGCCCAGCTCTTCGGCGACGCGCAACGCGTTCGCGCCGTCGCGGTCCATGACCACGACCTTCGCCCCCTCTGCCGCGAATTTCCGCGCGATCCCCTCGCCGAAACCGGACGCCGCGCCGGTCACGATCGCCACTTTTCCCGAAAGCCGCATCTTCTCCTCCTGTCCTTTGCCCAAGCTTGCGCCGATCCCACCGCTCTCGACAACTGCGATCTTGGGGGCGCATGATCGGCACGGGACGACGGGTTGGGGAGGACGGTCATGACCGATTGGCAGGCGCGCGCCGCGGCGCTTTACACCGGCGATTTCCGCCCGATGTTCATCGGCGGCGCTTGGGTCCCCGCGCAATCGGGCGAGGTGATCGAGGCGCGCAACCCCGCCACCGGCGCGCTTCTGGCGACGATCCCCAAGGGCAGCCCGGCGGATATCGACGCTGCCGTCCGCGCCGCCCGCCGCGCCCTCGAGGGCCCATGGGCGCGCTTCACCCCTTTCGAGCGGCAGGCGCTTTTGCTGCGCATCGCCGAGCGCATGGACGCCGAATGGGAGACGCTGTGCCTGTCCGATACGCTCGATATGGGGATGCCGATCTCGCGCACGCTGCTGAACCACCGCCGCATCATCGGGATGCTGCGCTGGTATGCGGGGCAAGCGGTGGCGATCCACGGCGCGACCATCCCGAATTCTTTCCCGGGCGAAATCCTGTCGATGACCGTCAAAGAGCCGGTCGGCGTCGTCGGCGCGATCATCCCGTGGAATGGGCCCATGGCCAGCGCGATCTGGAAGATCGGCCCGGCGCTCGCCACCGGCTGCACGGTGGTGCTGAAACCCTCGGAGGAGGCCTCGCTGACCGTGCTGATGATCGCGCGGATCATGCAAGATGCCGGGCTGCCCGAGGGCGTCTTGAACATCGTCACCGGCATGGGGCTTGAGGCCGGGGCGGCGCTCGCCGCGCATCCCGAGGTCGACAAGATCGTCTTCACCGGCTCGACCGCGACCGGGCAGGCGATTGCACGCGCGGCGACCGGCACGCTGAAACGGGTGACGCTGGAGCTCGGCGGGAAGTCTCCGGTCATCATCTGCAAGGACGCCGATCTCGACAAAGCCGTGCCGGTCGCGGCGATGTCGGTCTTTGCCAATTCCGGGCAGGTCTGCATCGCGGGCTCGCGGCTCTTTGTCGAGCGAGGGGTTCAGGACGAAGTCCTCGCCCGGCTTGCCGATTTCGCGCAAAAGCTGCGGGTGGGTGATGGGCTTGACCCCGGCGTCGATCTCGGGCCGCTGATTTCGGCGCGGCAGGCCGAGCGCGTCGCGGGTTATCTCGAGGCCGGACGCGCGGAAGGGGCCGCGCTGATCACCGGCGGCACGCGGCTGAGCGGTGCGGATTACGGCAGCGCGCAGTTCTTTGCGCCGACCGTCTTCGGCAATGTCACCGACGAGATGCGCATCGCGCGCGAGGAAATCTTCGGTCCGGTGATTTCGGCCCTGCCCTTCGACACACTGGACGAGGTCGTCGCGCGCGCCAATGCCACGCCCTATGGTCTCGCCGCCGGGATCTTTACCCGCGACCTCGGCACCGCGCATAAGCTGGCGCGGCGCACTCGGGCGGGCTCGGTCTGGGTGAATATGTATCACGCCATCGACCCCGCCGTGCCCTTTGGCGGTATGAAACAGTCGGGCTATGGCCGCGAAGGCGGTGTCGAGCAGATCGAGGCCTATCTGGAAACCAAGGCGATCTGGATCAACACCGACTAGTGCGGCCCTAGATGTGCAAGGCGCGGCCAAGGGCTTTCAGGCAGGCCTCGTGCAAAGCCTCGCCCCGGGTGGGATGGGCGTGGATCGTGCCGATGAGATCGCCCAGCCGCGCGCCCATTTCCAAGGCAAGCGCGAAACCCGCCGCGAGTTCGGAAATCCCCGCGCCGACGGCCTGAATGCCTAAGATCTCCTCGCTGTCCTTGCGCGCAGTGACGCGGATGAACCCATCCTCGCGCCCCGCCGTCATGGCGCGGCCATTGGCGGCAAAGGGGAAAAGCCCTGTCACGACCTCATGGCCCGCCGCCTGCGCCTCATCGGGCGAAAGCCCGACCGAGACGATCTCGGGATCGGTGAAGCAAACCGCCGGAATGGCGCGGTGATCCCAGTCGCGGCGGTGGCCTGCGACGATCTCTGCGACCATCTCGCCCTGTGCCATCGCGCGATGGGCGAGCATCGGCTCTCCGGTGACATCGCCAATCGCAAAGACCCCGCGCATCGAGGTCCGGCATTGCCCGTCCACCGCGAGATAAGGCCCGCTCATCGCCAGACGCAGCCCCTCGATCCCGGCCTCGCGGGACCGGGGACGGCGGCCGACGGTGACGAGGATCTTCTCGGCGGCAATCTCGATCGCGGCATCGGTGACCGCGACGCGCAGCGCGCCCTGATCGGAGAGGCCGCCCGCCCGCGCGCCCGTCATCACCTTGACGCCCAACGCGAGCAGGCGCTGCGAGACCGGCCGGGTCAGCTCGGCGTCATATTGCGGCAGGATGCGCGGCCCGGCTTCCAG
This window encodes:
- a CDS encoding SAM-dependent methyltransferase codes for the protein MNTLLRAFLSKAITTGHLTIAGHTGDEMTVGDGTGPAIRLRFNTASAERAVALDPALKLGECYMEGEIDFEEGTVYDLIMLAYRNAGRDLVSTPWAKLMEQFRVAWRRFHQLNTRNKSRGNVHRHYDLSADLYRMFLDPDMQYSCAYFSDPQMDLTEAQLIKKRHIAAKMLMADGMETLDIGCGWGGMGLYLARVAGAKVTGVTLSDEQLAVAKRRVEAEHLAGRVEFRLQDYRDISESFDRIVSVGMFEHVGINHYDTFFRKSAQLLKKDGVMLLHTIGRADPPGATNPFIHKYIFPGGYIPALSEVMHSIEKSGLIATDIEILRLHYAETLKAWRETFMARRDEAKAIYDEAFCRMWEFYLAGSEATFREGGMVVFQIQLAHRVENVPITRDYIAEGESRLARLEDSRGIPAPAWPEDWPELAQKANRIRSVCG
- a CDS encoding alpha/beta fold hydrolase — translated: MTYRIPGATIRDHQLSVPLDWARPEGAQISVFAREVVAPGGEALPVLVYLQGGPGGKSPRPIGGAPGWLGVALKRFRVLFLDQRGTGRSTPVQGRAFAAMSAEEGAHYLSCLRADSIIRDAEHLRKARFDGQKWFTLGQSYGGFLTLSYLSLAPEGLAGCYITGGLAGISSDAREIYRHTYPRVADKNLQYFARYPQDQAVLDRIAVLCATQDVRLPDGDRLTVRRLQYLGLSLGMSDAFETLHWLLDEAFAADGQLSESFLGTVRDTTSFDHNPLFAVIHEAIYAQHGQATDWAAESLLAEFPEFDAARRPLMLTGEMIYPWMFDEIRALRPFGPAARALAQMPLDAQLYDPARLATNEVPVTAAVYTDDMYVDQDLSLRTARGLGNVRLWLTNEFEHNGLRASPRVFEHLLAMDEQLAGFNAFSR
- a CDS encoding glucose 1-dehydrogenase, coding for MRLSGKVAIVTGAASGFGEGIARKFAAEGAKVVVMDRDGANALRVAEELGKQGRALVGDVTLRAAFEEARALALEAFGGLHILVNNAGVGHVPTPLDQIDDATYDRIAETNMRSVYNSAQLVVPYFKSQKSGVVLNVASTGGVSPRPNLTWYNASKGWMISATKGMAVELAPFGIRVNAVNPVMGETALMSTFMGGDTPEIRARILSTIPLGRFSTPEDLGNAACFLCSDEASMITGVAMEIDGGRCL
- a CDS encoding aldehyde dehydrogenase family protein; the protein is MTDWQARAAALYTGDFRPMFIGGAWVPAQSGEVIEARNPATGALLATIPKGSPADIDAAVRAARRALEGPWARFTPFERQALLLRIAERMDAEWETLCLSDTLDMGMPISRTLLNHRRIIGMLRWYAGQAVAIHGATIPNSFPGEILSMTVKEPVGVVGAIIPWNGPMASAIWKIGPALATGCTVVLKPSEEASLTVLMIARIMQDAGLPEGVLNIVTGMGLEAGAALAAHPEVDKIVFTGSTATGQAIARAATGTLKRVTLELGGKSPVIICKDADLDKAVPVAAMSVFANSGQVCIAGSRLFVERGVQDEVLARLADFAQKLRVGDGLDPGVDLGPLISARQAERVAGYLEAGRAEGAALITGGTRLSGADYGSAQFFAPTVFGNVTDEMRIAREEIFGPVISALPFDTLDEVVARANATPYGLAAGIFTRDLGTAHKLARRTRAGSVWVNMYHAIDPAVPFGGMKQSGYGREGGVEQIEAYLETKAIWINTD
- the lpdA gene encoding dihydrolipoyl dehydrogenase, with translation MREISCRLLVIGAGPGGYVCAIRAGQLGVDTVVVDPLPPGGTCLNMGCIPSKALIHAADEFHRIASLSKAPEMGISASGAQVDLGATVAWKDGIVERLNNGVSTLLRKANVRLIAGEATLRDGKTALVETPEGPVLIRAEAVVIATGSAPVELPALPFGGRVMSSTEALALREVPKTLAVVGGGYIGLELGTAFAKLGSEVTVLEAGPRILPQYDAELTRPVSQRLLALGVKVMTGARAGGLSDQGALRVAVTDAAIEIAAEKILVTVGRRPRSREAGIEGLRLAMSGPYLAVDGQCRTSMRGVFAIGDVTGEPMLAHRAMAQGEMVAEIVAGHRRDWDHRAIPAVCFTDPEIVSVGLSPDEAQAAGHEVVTGLFPFAANGRAMTAGREDGFIRVTARKDSEEILGIQAVGAGISELAAGFALALEMGARLGDLIGTIHAHPTRGEALHEACLKALGRALHI